Genomic window (Maylandia zebra isolate NMK-2024a linkage group LG11, Mzebra_GT3a, whole genome shotgun sequence):
CACGAAGGAGCCCGTTGCGGCTACTTGGGAAATTGACTCTTGACCTCATTTATATAGGGTTGTCATGGTTCAGAGAGAATGGCTGAGGCAAAGTGCCATGTGCCAAATGCATTATGATGATCCCACATCAAGCTAGTAGTTAATAGTGACACAAAGGAGCTTTTGTTGGGGACTCGAAGGCCTCATCCCACCCACCAGGCATATGAAGAATGTTGTGGTCAGTGGGTTTGACATCCCGGCGCTGCACAGAATATAAACCTGGAGGAAAAGAAGTCTGGCAGATATTTCAAAAGCGACTTTTAGCACCTGGAAGAGAACTGATTGATTAAGTGTCTTGTATCTTATAGCAGTCAGATTAAATATTGTGTGTCAAATGTCTGCTACAGgtgtaaaagaagaaaaccGAGTCACCATGGATgtgaagaaaaaggaaatggacCTCCTAAGTAACAGCATTGCTGCCTATGCACACATCAAAGGTAAGCCACAGTGTGAATTTGCCTCTCATTTTTTAACAACATTTAACTGTATCTaatgcagtttgtttttgtccctTCTTTAGCAAATCCAGAGAGTTTTGGCCTTTACTTTGTGCTTGGAGTGTGTTTTGGCTTGATACTCACACTCTGCCTACTGGTGATTCGGATCTCCTGCAAGCCACGCACTACCATTACCCCCTCCACTcctgagaaaaaaaacttaaagGACATCAACGAGGAGGATGAGGACAgtgatgacgatgatgaagatgaagaagtgGACGATGTAGAGGCGACTGTTCCGTTGCCCACCACAGAAATCTCTGTTGGCAATCACACCAGCCAG
Coding sequences:
- the eva1ba gene encoding eva-1 homolog Ba codes for the protein MDVKKKEMDLLSNSIAAYAHIKANPESFGLYFVLGVCFGLILTLCLLVIRISCKPRTTITPSTPEKKNLKDINEEDEDSDDDDEDEEVDDVEATVPLPTTEISVGNHTSQSDGTLSVNVFTSAEELERAQRLEERERIIREIWRNGQPDILGTGTGTIGRVHYY